The stretch of DNA TGGGGGGTCATTAGTTtatttgtgttactttttaaTTCTGTCAAATATTTGCTAATTCTTGGTTACTTCTAATACAAATTCTGTGTAATCTGTATAGTAGTAAAGAGATTTTAATTCTTCCTACTATAAAATAGCTATTCCCAATAGCACAGTTTAAGTCAGAGGCCACTGTGCAgagtaccacttttttttttttgctaacttttcttctgcattttgaTAATAGAAAAAAGCCTCCAATCCAGTATGTCCGTTGTGAGATGGAAGGATGTGGAACTGTCCTTGCCCATCCTCGCTATTTGCAGGTCAGTGAAGTTGTTATATAAGAGCCTTTCAGGTTGTGTTCCATTACTTGTTCTTGCACCACGAGACTTTAATTTGTTGGCTTGTGTAGGCTTTATCATTGACATGTAATGTCAAGAAAAGTCtttctttaaacataaaatgactttaacccatttatgcctagtgttccattattagAATGCTaagcttgggcaagttatttatatcctactgttcaaggtcatcaccaaggtctgatttttcacaaaaatacatttgcaacctccagcataaatgggttaatcatgattagtccatttgtgctgctataatagagtacctgagactgggtaatttacaaagaacatatatttatttattagcttgtggttctggagactggaaagtcCAAAAGCATGGTGCCCACATCTCACAAGAGCCTTTTAACTGTGTCAgcccatggtggaagggcaagaaTGGGTTGAACTTGCTTTTGTAACAAATCTACTCCAATGATAATATCAACCCATTTATATAAGGGTAGAGCCTTTAAGACCTAAGCACCTCCCATTAGGTCCCGCCTTCCAAcactatcacattggggattaagtttccaacacatgaactgtGGTGAACACATCCAAATTCATAGCACCTCCTGTTTAAAAAGAGGTGACTAAGAATCTGAACCCACATAGAGAACTTTCGTTGGAATCTTTCAATATTACAGTAATTCCCAATGTGGTGTAAATAcagagtaacattttattttaaagtgatttagaaaaaaagtaaaattagaactCAAACCTGTGATTTCTTGGGTACTGTGTAGAATGAATAAAAGACTTTTAgttgaggttttgtttttatttttcttgagtagattattattattatttttgatgagtAAACGTACCACTTATATTTAGGTCTGGCAGGAAACGTGAAAGTGAAATACTGCTTAGGAAATACCTGTTTGATCTTCAGCAACAAATATAACATGACACGAAGGCCTTCTTCTGGATCGTGGTTCAGTTATAACAATAGCCGCTCCTCCTCTGCTGTGTGCCATTTGCTGCTCTAAAGCACAGTACAATACATAATCTCTTATCCCCATAACAACACTTTGAGATGGTTATTgttacctccattttacaaatgagaactgGAGCTTGAAATATTTGTCTCCTAAGATTACAAAGGCTAGTGAATGACAGACCCAGATTGGAAACCAGGTCTGTGTATTTCCACCTATGTTCTTAGCCACTTTATTATACTCCCTCACTATCCATGTGTGAAATctaagtatttggttttccttcAGTACTTTTGACTTAGCAAAGACAAGTACTTTCAGgaagccttaattttttttttttcgcccCTTTCACTTTCTCTGTTTTAGCACCACATTAAATACCAGCATTTGCTGAAGAAGAAATATGTATGTCCCCATCCCTCCTGTGGACGACTCTTCAGGCTTCAGAAGCAACTTCTGCGACATGCCAAACATCATACAggtacttttaaaatgtgtttatcaaGTAGGTAATTGCACTGTGCTTTAGTTTTGCATGTTGGTAATGATAACGTTTTTCTAACATAAGTCTTAAAAGATTCTATAGTCAAGTGCGGGGAAAAggtgtgaaaataaaatgtagtaagaCAAATTTTACAAGGGATGGGCAGACTAGGACTTTTGAATTTTTATCCTTTGACTTCTTGAACTTCTATGACCGGGATAATGATCTTCTATTGAGCATTTATTCTGTATCAACTGTGGACTAAATACGTTATGTATATTATTGCTAATTAGTCTATTCAACACcactaaatttgtttatattgATCTTATTTTACAGCTAAGAAACTAGAAGCTTGGCAGGATTAAGTAACCTGCCCATGGTCACATAGCTAGTTTTTAGGAGAAGCATAATACTCTGCTGCTATTGAAACTGTGAAGTCTAGCTGTTGAATTTGCATGTAAACTCCCATAGGAACTGTCAAAAAGAGTTGCTGAGTGTCTGCAATATGTATTATAGAATAGACTcaaattcaatttatttgtaACCACTGACCATCTCAGTGCAGTGTACCTAATAGGAACAAATTGGGTGCATACCACTGAGTATGTCCCAGACACTTGATAATTACACATTACCTTCTCAACAGTCTTAGAGAGTAAGTCTAGGAATTCTAGTTGTAGAAATATGTCTCCTGCCCAAGGTCATACTGATAAATGAAATAACTCCTTCATTTACTGtaggaaagttacttaacttctcttttcacttttccttctctgtgtatTAAGGATACCAATATCAGTTATTGTAGGgatgaaatgagataacataAAATGCTATTGActacacagagcctggcacaataCCAGGATTGAACTTGAATCTTAATCACTCCAAAGTCTACAGTTTTCTTATACCATGTTTCTTCAGAGTTATTTCCACAAGTAACagttatttctgtttcttgataGGTACTGCAATTTCTCTGTTCCTTCTGCTCCCTGTTAATACTGTTTTATGCCATAGAAAAGTTGTTTCTGACAGCCACTTTAGATTGTTTTAGTTAAATATCAAAAGCGTATGAAAAACTTTTATAAATTCAGtccatttcaaatatttatatttggttAATACAATTTATGATGTTTTACTTTTGCAAATTAGtatatacagacttttttttgcaaatgtcatttatttagcaaatagaTGCCCCACACAGGTTTGTCCTGCTATGGAACTGGAAATGTGGACATGACCTGGGAGATGCTAAGAGTTTCCTAAGTTAGAACTGTGCGTTTTTAGACCTTGCTATATAAAGTATGGAATACAGACCAACCAGCATTGACATCATTTGGGTTCTTATTAGAGATACAGAATCTCAGGCCCTGCttcagacctgctgaatcagcaTATACATTTAATAAGCTATCCAGGTGATCTCTAAGCTGTTTGGAAAGGAGTATAAGATTAAATTGGATATTGTTCACCTTTTAACTTAAATTCATGTTTTCATTCTCATTAATTCTGGTAATTTGAAGCAAAAGGAGTAGAAAATGTAGTggtcattaattcaacaaatatatatagagagcATCTCTTTGTGCACGGGCTTCCCAAACACGGTAAAGAAATGAATAAGTACAATGCTCCTTTTTCCTCCTCATAGATTCCACACCGTGTTACCACATTCATCAGAAATCCTGCATAATGGGGTTGAGGGTGTTGTGAGTGACAAAGGGAGGTAGTTGAAAGGTGCAGAAGATGGGTAGGAGAATAAGGTAAAGTAGTACAGgtgttatttacatatatttgataGCAGCAACTCCAGTCTTTTGAGAAAAGTTTATCTTgagtaacattttttaaacctgAAACAGGGTATGATTACCTTTAGATCAGTTTTCTTCTATACAGTGCCaagttcttgttttttgtttttgttttgtttgaatgcCAGATTCTTTCTGTGTAATCATTCAGTTTTCATTGTCtgtgaaaaaaattgtttactCCTTAAAGGagtaaaatatatggaaaatatagTTGTTTACTTGCTAACCACTTGGTATCCAAGACCTGGATTAGTGGTAAAATTGAGATTAGGATtccatttcttatatttttatctagtttttctgtttgtttttgtttttttttaaacaggtccTTATGCTACTgaatgttggattttttttaaagcaatacttttcttttttaaattttgtttaccCAAAGTGTTTATACATTGAAAACAGCATTGCTTTTACTCTAAATTGCCTGCCCCATCATCTGCTTACTTACTGTAAGGGAAAATATTTACAGGGTATCTAAATAGAACACTAACCACAGTATTTTCTTCATAGATCAAAGGGATTATATCTGTGAATATTGTGCTCGGGCCTTCAAGAGTTCCCACAATCTGGCAGTGCACCGGATGATTCACACTGGCGAGAAGCCATTACAGTGAGTATTATTTACTGGTGAACATCTGGGTGAGAAGGATATATGCCCTACTTGAAGGTTTGCCGCTTTACAAACATATTAGTTGCCACTGCTGTTTACTTTCATCAAATAAATGAGTGGATATTGATTGGGGGCATTAGTTAGTAGCCTTTTTCTTAGTTTCCCTCTGTTTTTCAGGCAAACAGAAGAAGATCAGATTAGTTTTCCATCTAGTAACATTTCCCAATCCTTCAAAAGAAGTATGTTACtgattattgtgtgtgtgtgtgtgtgtgtgtgtgtgtatgtatatatatgctctAAACTCTAACCCTGATCCTGAATAAGAGCACTCTTTATTTCTCTGTTGGATCagccatttccttttctcctctccttagATGTGAGATCTGTGGATTTACTTGTCGACAAAAGGCATCTCTTAATTGGCACATGAAGAAACATGATGCAGACTCCTTCTACCAGTTTTCTTGCAATATCTGTGGCAAAAAATTTGAGAAGAAGGACAGCGTAGTGGCACACAAGGCAAAAAGCCACCCTGAGGTGCTGATTGCAGAAGCTCTGGCTGCCAATGCAGGCGCCCTCATCACCAGCACAGATATCTTGGGCACTAACCCAGAGTCCCTGACGCAGCCTTCAGATGGTCAGggtcttcctcttcttcctgagcCCTTGGGAAACTCAACCTCTGGAGAGTGCCTACTGTTAGAAGCTGAAGGGATGTCAAAGTCATACTGCAGTGGGACGGAACGGGTGAGCCTGATGGCTGATGGGAAGATCTTTGTGGGAAGCGGCAGCAGTGGAGGCACTGAAGGGCTGGTTATGAACTCAGATATACTCGGTGCTACCACAGAGGTTCTGATTGAAGATTCAGACTCTGCCGGACCTTAGTGGACAGGAAGACTTGGGGCATGGGACAGCTCAGACTttgtatttaaaagttaaaaaggacaaaaaaaaaatctaaagcatTTAAAATCTAGTGAAATAACTGAAGGGCCTGCTCTTTCCATTGTGGATcacagcacacacatacatacaccctccacctccccatcccctgttctccctctgttgctcccCTTATAAAATTGATGTTGTCTTTACCAGAAAGGTAgacaaaaaagaagcagcagcagctcttAAAGTGAGGGTTATTCTCATACTCGGTTCCAGCCATCAGCAGACTTCCTGCTCATCGGCAGATCCCCCTTTCCAACCTGTAACTCTGATGTGCTCTGGATCAGCTTTTAACTTTTAATCATATATTACTGTCTTCTaaatcccttctcctcctctACTGCTGCCCTATGGTTCTGGCTCCTACCCCCTGCGGCACACTTATCTTCAAATACCATAGAATTCTAATCTCTGGAGGCTGGCAGCTTGACTTGGCACTTTAGGGCCCCTTAGCAGGGTGAGCTGTTAAAACAGCACACATCTCTCATCCCCTCTTCCTTTATTCCCCCCTGGGTTTCAGAAAGGAAGGATATATGGGGACCACCTCCCCCTTCTTTGATCCCAGCATCTCAGTCCCCCTCCCAACCCTCCATATGGCTCTCAATGGTGCTCACTTGCTTGGAAGCAGGCTCCCAATAGGGAGGGGGCTGCCCTCTACAGTCTCTTTGACTGTAAGACAGGGCTCTGTATCAGTGAGACGATGAGAAAAGTCCCAGGCTAATGGCAGAAATTTGCACTTTGAacatgtgtgtttttgtgttgtGGAACCTGAGATTCCTTATTTATTAACAggaagtctgattttttttttttggagtctttgtTGCTATATTTTGTGGGGCTGGGAGAGAGAGATTAGATTATTTTGACATGGGATCCCTTCCATAACAGGTACTTTGAAGGCAAGACATAGGGTTGAAGAAGCACAGCCAGCCTCTGAAATCATAGCTCTCCAGTGGCTTTTAAAGAAAGCTGGTCCTCAGCACTAACAAAATCACTACAATAGCCTAGTGCTTTTTTGGAAGCCTTTTTAGGGAAGAATGTTAGGTTCATGGTAACTAGTATGCTCTTTGAGATTTTTACAGTGTTGAAACTTAAGAATTTTGAGAGGGTGAGGAGGGTTGTTCAGAATCTAAATTACAGATAGATGATtgtttcttgtgaatttgtttcttttcctttttttttgtccctACCATTTCCTTACATTTCCCTTGGGGCCCATCTCTGGctccttgctttttgtttcttgctttGCTTTATCAGTTCATTCCAGCTCCCTGTTAGTGAAGGACACTGCTGTTAGTGAAGGAACAAAGTCTATGAGTCCTAAAATTTTAAGTCAAAGAAAACTGCTCTGTTTCCCCTTTAGTAACACTTCtgaagaggaaaaacttcaataGCCAAAGTTAATAATCCTATATAATAATTGCTTTGGCTTTCACCTAAAATTCTGGGCATCACAATTTCCTTGGGATAGAGGTTGTGTTGGGGAATAGATTGCTTATTGCTGTTCACTGGAGAGAAAAGGTAGTGTTTTTGTACAAGGTCATACCGCCAGAAGCCCCAAATCCTATTTTGGCTCATCTTCAGGTAAAGAGTAATTCCTATCCTGTGTGCCTCAGAAGCTAGAATCGAAGGCTTACCCTATTCATTGTTTATTGTCAGAAATGCATGATGGCTCTTGGAAAGAATGACgttttgctggaaaaaaaaaaaagaacagtttgtGTTTCACAAACATGGCTTatcaattttttcaaagaattcttTTTTCCCAAAAAGAGGAGTAACAAAATGTCATTTCTGAAAGAGGCTTACTTTATACCAACTAGTGTCAGCATTTGGGATGCCAGGGAACAGAGAGTGAGACACCTACAATCACCAGTCTCAAATGCGCTATTGTTTCTTTTCAGAGTGTTGCAGATTTGCCATTTCTCCATAATATGGGGatagaaaatggaataaagataGAAGGGATGTAGAATATGCTTTCCTGCCAACATGGTTTGGAGTCGACTTTGGTATATTGACTAGATTTGAAAATACAAGATTGATTAGATGAATCTACAAAAAAGTTGTCCTCCTCTCAGGTCCCTTTTACACTTTTTGACTAACTAGCATCTATATTCCACACTTAGCTTTTTTGTCACACTTATCCTTTGTCTCCGTAAATTTCATTTGCAGTGGTTAGTCATCAGATATTTTAGCCACCTACACAAAAgcaaactgcatttttaaaaatctttctgagaTGGGAGAAAATGTATTCTCCTTTCCTATACCGCTCTcccaacaaaaaaacaactagtTAGTTCTACTAATTAGAAACTTgctgtactttttcttttcttttaggggTCAAGGACCCTCTTTATAGCTACCATTTGCCTACAATAAATTATTGCAGCAGTTTgcaatactaaaatattttttatagactttatatttttccttttgataaaGGGATGCTGCATAGTAGAGTTGGTGTAATTAAACTATCTCAGCCGTTTCCCTGCTTTCCCTTCTGCTCCATATGCCTCATTGTCCTTCCAGGGAGCTCTTTTAATCTTAAAGTTCTACATTTCATGCTCTTAGTCAAATTCTGTTACCTTTTTAATAACTCTTCCCACTGCATATTTCCATCTTGAATTGGTGGTTCTAAATTCTGAAACTGTAGTTGAGATACAGCTATTTAATATTTCTGGGAGATGTGCATCCCTCTTCTTTGTGGTTGCCCAAGGTTGTTTTGCGTAACTGAGACTCCTTGATATGCTTCAGAGAATTTAGGCAAACACTGGCCATGGCCGTGGGAGTACTgggagtaaaataaaaatatcgaGGTATAGACTAGCATCCACATAGAGCACTTGAACCTCCTTTGTACCTGTTTGGGGAAAAAGTATAATGAGTGTACTACCAATCTAACTAAGATTATTATAGTCTGGTTGTTtgaaataccatttttttctccttttgtgttTTTCCCACTTTCCAATGTACTCAAGAAAATTGAACAAATGTAATggatcaatttaaaatattttatttcttaaaagccTTTTTTGCCTGTTGTAATGTGCAGGACCCTTCTCCTTTCATGGGAGAGACAGGTAGTTACCTGAATATAGGTTGAAAAGGTTatgtaaaaagaaattataataaaagggaTACTTTGCTTTTcaaatctttgttttctcttattcTAGGTAaggcatattaaaaataaatatgtaaagaagaaaaataaaagttgtctTCATGGAAGCAACTTGTCTTCCTTGGTTGTACTGAGTTACAGTTATCCTAGGGGTGAAACATGTGATGCTGCTAAGCAAACCAAATGCCCTCAGAACAGGTGTTATGTGGGGCATActattgtttgcttttgttgagaATCAGGTGGTTAATTTTTGACTGTTCTTGATTTCTAATGCTGAAATGACATGATTCTGTTATTCAGCAAACTTGGAAATCTTGATGTTTTGACAACTGCCTCCTAGGAAAACTGGCCATATGTTAATTAACCTAGTAGATGGAAAATTAAGGATTATGTGAGGTTAATTTTACCCTGATAATGACAAAACCTTGATAGCATTTAATATTAATACTTCTTCTCAAAATTGAATGTTTATATCAagtactgatttttattttaaaaaagaaaaaactataatccttctgccttccaaaAGCCATGCTGTGATagctgcccaggctgctctgttACATCTCCcatttattgtttacttttataaatttgcTTCTAAGATGGTATGTGTTTCAGCTTATTGGCAATATCTATGATATAAATAATGAAAgctaattatttcatttagccCTTACCCAATAAGCATCATTTTCTAAGTTAAATGCAATAGAATGACAACCCTCCAAGtaccttttaacttttatactgtCATTTCAAAGCCCAGCTCATTCTCTTATTTTAAGAAGCATGTGGTATGACTGGgtaggggagaaaaaaggaaagcatgTTGTCACTTGAGTGAGACTGCTTTAGAAATGTTACCAAGTTAGCGTTGGGTGTTTCCTGTTCTTTGGAAGAGAACAGGCCTAAACAGTACCTTCCTCCTCCTATGTAGCTACCAGGAAGGCACCGTGATTGAAATTAGAGATGCTTCCTTGCttgatttttaagtataaattaaaTTACCTTTAAAAAGTACGTAAGGTTAGGAGTgaaaaaaatcctgtttttaaAGGACTTCACACACCCTTTGTTTCTTGAACAAGATGTGAACTAcctaaacagaaaatgaaattggaAAGTCAGTGGGAGAGACAACTATAGAATCAGACTTCTATTTAAATTCAAGCCTCGTTACTTGATTTTGTGCATGTTATTTCTTGAAGTTTCAGTTTCTTATATGGAGAAATAACATTTACCTCAGAAATATTCTGAAGATCAAATGGAATTGCTTTAAAGTATTTAGCTTACTGACTGACCCATGGTAGATACTTAATAAATGGCAGCTGTGTCAATAACAATTTTATTGAATGAACATTTCGCCAGCCTATGAGAAAAAAGACATGGGAAGCATAAGGGagaatgataataaaatgaaCTAATTCTAAGTGTGTGAGATAGATTACATTAGGCAGGGGTGCCATGAGGATTGGTATGATAGTGACCTTGTTGCTAAGtgcaaaagcaaaacaatgaCATAGAAACAAGTGTGCTAAGTACTGAGTGGAGGAGAGAGATGGAGGCAGACgctgcaggggaaaaaaaatctgattaaaaagGGCCCTTTGATTCCACAGGCACAAAAATCCACAGCCAGGAATTTGCTACCTCCTCTGAGTCAGGCAGGGCGTGGGGGTGGGGTGCACAATCCCATTAGTAGAGAATGCCCAGTGGGTTTAGTCTTTGAGAGTCACATCTCTTATTTGGACCAGTATAGACAGAAGTAAACCCAGCTGACTTGTTTCCTGGGACAGTTGAGTTAAGGGATGGCTTTCACAGAGCATTCACCGCTGACCCCTCACCGTCGGGACCTCTGTAGCCGCTCTATCTGGCTAGCAAGGAAGATTCGTTCAGACCTGACTGCTCTTACGGAATCCTATGTAAGTTGCCTATTTTGCTGTTATCTGTTTTCCCTTCATCTTTTTTGATCCAGCAACTTACCATCACGCATCAGCTCCATTACCAATTGTGAAAGCTCTAATCATATAGTCATTCATATAGGTTATTTGACATGGGCCCTTCCCTTGAGGAAACCCATgtgactttattttcttcctctgggCTGTTTAGGAGATGAAGTTActtgaatgagaaaatatatatggaGTTCTAGAAAGGATTGGTTTATATGTCTTGGAGGCTATtccaaatttattggcatatattctgaatactaCTAGAACAGATTAGCCATGGGCCCTCTGGGTTCTTCATAGCCATTGTTCTGAATTTTTTAGCTATGTAAATGAAAGGTTTATGGGATAGGAAGAGTACTATGAACGTGGGAGGAATTTGTAAATCCTACCAATTTCTCCTATATAGCATTAGCCACCCACCTTTTAGTATTCTGCATCAAAAGTAGATTGTGTCTAAAGAGAAAGGTAAGCTATCAAAAGGATCTCCTAGAAGATTCATTGGAAACTTGTGGAAGTGTCAAATTCTTGAGCTAATTCTGGAGTTCCAGATTTGTCTTCTAACAGTAAGGGGATCCCCATCAATTTCCACCTGAGATATGCTGTGGAAATACTCCAACCCCTGTGGAGAGTTTTGAATTTAGGCTGAGAACTGATTTATCTTTGTACAGCCTCACCAGACAGAAATCAGACTCTTTGGGAGTGCTCAATGGGGAGAGGGAAGTTAGAGAAATTCTACAATGGCTATATTCCAAGTTTTCCTAGTTGTGGCCAGTGTCTTTTACAagtatgtttaaaaatactttaatatgATTAAAATATTCCAGTTAATGAGAGAGTTTGAAGTGAGAAGGAAAAATTCTTCTAAATCAGTTTTCAACCTTTAGAACTCAATAAAATCTGAACATTCTTCTAAGAAAAATCCATAGGTAGTCAATTTCAGGCAGTATTGGGTCTTTCTAAAGTCCAGTCATAGAGCCCAAATTAAGAGTTCCTACTGTAGACATATTATTTACTTTACAACTTGGATCCTTGGCCAGAGAGATGAGTGAGATTTTGTATGAAATTTAGGGGTGATTTAAGGACACTGGGGTGATGACAGAAGATGTGGTGTTTTCCTGTATCCTCGGCCAGGTGAAGCATCAGGGCCTGAACAAGAACATCAACCTGGACTCTGCGGATGGGATGCCAGTGGCAAGCACTGATCAGTGGAGTGAGCTGACCGAGGCAGAGCGACTCCAAGAGAACCTTCAAGCTTATCGTACCTTCCATgttttgttggccaggctcttaGAAGACCAGCAGGTGCATTTTACCCCAACCGAAGGTGACTTCCATCAAGCTATACATACCCTTCTTCTCCAAGTCGCTGCCTTTGCATACCAGATAGAGGAGTTAATGATACTCCTGGAATACAAGATCCCCCGCAATGAGGCTGATGGGATGCCTATTAATGTTGGAGATGGTGGTCTCTTTGAGAAGAAGCTGTGGGGCCTAAAGGTGCTGCAGGAGCTTTCACAGTGGACAGTAAGGTCCATCCATGACCTTCGTTTCATTTCTTCTCATCAGACTGGGATCCCAGCACGTGGGAGCCATTATATTGCTAACAACAAGAAAATGTAGCAGTTagtcccttctctcttccttgcttTCTCTTCTAATGGAATATGCGTAGTTCCCTGGGGCCTCGCTTTCCCATCTTAAATTTCTAAAAACAGTTAAGACAacaggcattttctttcttttttctctgaccACCTGCAGCCTGTTGAAGGACTACAGGTATTTTCATCAAGTAGCGTTGGAGACATACACAAATGGGCATACAAGTTTAGCCTGGGGGGTGTGATTTGTGTGCGTGCTTGCATGTGCTGCAGGTGTAAGAGAGTGGGAGCAGGGACAACGTCCTTCCACTTCAGGGTTCTAACCTTTCTAACCCACTAAGTAACCTCTACAGGCATTTAACTGCCTTACAGACAGAATATACATATGTTAATTCTAGTCCTGGATGACTCGGTCTGAGAAGATTCAATTTAAAATCAGACTCTTTAGTTGATTTAAACTCTTagagaataagaataataatggCTAACTTTTATTATCTTCTATATTAAGGCAGTATGCCAAGGGtctttatgtatattatgtacAGCGTTTACAACCTTGTGAGCAAGGTGGTGTTACTCCCATTaggtagatgagaaaacaggctcacAGAGATTTGGTTAAGCTCACACAGCTAACAAGTAGCACACTGAGTTTGAACACAGATCATTCTCCTTGTAAAAGCCTATGTGCCTTTCACTTTAGAGGCTTGATCATGAATCACTGCACCTCTTTGTCACAGGGTGTTGGAAGATGCATCCATGTAATCTATTCCCATCGCTGGAAAACAGCTGCTGTTAGATGTCCTCAGAAGTCAGTTGCAAATTTTAGCGTTAAAGTCAGGATTTATTGTTCATACTTGGCGGTGAGGAGGGCAGCTGGAGATCTTAAGATTCCATTTTGGAAAATGATTAGGCCCGCCAAACTTCTGAACTTTGGAAGCTGGGGATGTTTAGTAATACAGCCTGGTTTTTAAGTACTCACTAAAAGTTCTCAAATATTGGGTTGGGCACGGCTTATACCAGGTTACCTCACTTTTAATTAGTGATGCAGGCAGTGTAACCCAAGCATTTGTGGACAATGAGTGGAATACTAAAGTTAAAAAGTCAAACTTTCACCTCAGATTTTCTGGACTTAGTCATGAGGAGAGGGTGAGGCCCACTCTGTTCCTACTGGAGATACCAGAGACTCTGAAACTATAGAATAAAGCCTCTGTGCTGCACAACAAAGGGGCAGgctctgcttttatttcttgtAAGAACCAACATAGTATGAAAGGTTGGTCAATGCGGACATTAATGGAAAAGGCCATGTACTGGTGGTGTGATGTGAATCCAGAAATTTTCAAGTGtgtcatttattttatacttatcaATTAAAACTCAAGATCATGGATTGGGAGACCAAGTTAATTTAATTAACTGGGGCTTCTGTATTCGTAAATGAACCA from Homo sapiens chromosome 11, GRCh38.p14 Primary Assembly encodes:
- the CNTF gene encoding ciliary neurotrophic factor translates to MAFTEHSPLTPHRRDLCSRSIWLARKIRSDLTALTESYVKHQGLNKNINLDSADGMPVASTDQWSELTEAERLQENLQAYRTFHVLLARLLEDQQVHFTPTEGDFHQAIHTLLLQVAAFAYQIEELMILLEYKIPRNEADGMPINVGDGGLFEKKLWGLKVLQELSQWTVRSIHDLRFISSHQTGIPARGSHYIANNKKM